The genomic stretch GAGAGAATCATTAATAGGAGGGAGGTGATTTTGTGTACGAATACACAAAGAGTTAGAAGCGAGAGGGGGCATGACGTGGTGAATGGTGTTGTCGAAAAACTGTGTTGTTTCTCCATAAAAGGCATTTTGTTGATTAATTTGAATCATTTGAGGAAAAAATTCTTGCACGACGAGAGGGTCATGGAGTGCTGTGAGAACGGTGCGTCCTTGCTGTTTCCAGTATGTGATCAATGCAAGAAGGTCTTTTTGAGTATTGCGGTCGATACCATTGAAAGGTTCATCAAGCAAGATAATATCGGCATCTTGTGCAATGATACGTGCAAAAAGGGCGCGTTGTAATTGCCCACCTGATAATGTTTCAAGTGAACGAGTAGCAAGTGCTGTGAGTCCAACCATTTCAAGCGCATTCTGAATCTTGGAATCATAAGGGCGTTGGTTTTTCCATAATCCACAAAAGGACCATAATCCTGTTTTGATAAGCGTTTTCACATCAATGGGAAATGTTTGGTCTATATCACACTGCTGAGCAAGATAAGCAATACGGCTTTTTTGGGGTTTTGTAATTTTCCCCTTAAGAGGTTTAATCAATCCAGCGATGGCTTTGAGCAATGTTGATTTTCCAGCGCCGTTATCACCCGTTATTGCAATCAAGGAACCCGCTTTGAACTTTGCTGAAAAGCCCTTGATCGTTATTCTATTCCCATAGCCTAATGTTGTCTTTTTAAAGTGCAGATCCATAACGTATACCATCGTTGCTTATTACTTTGAAAATTATGTAATAATATAACGTTTGTCAATAAAATGTTATATTATTACATAATTTTTGAGTGCTGAATATTTTAGTGGGAAGATCGTGGACAATTCAAAATAATGGTCGAATTTTTCTTGACGAAAGAGCGAGAGTATATACTATATATAGTATCAAAATGATTGGTGATTCTAAATAAGCACAAGAGAGGGTGTTAGTGTGTTTCGTTTGGTATCTAAGTTATTTCCAATATTATCGTAAAAGTTTGTTGAGCAAGAGTAGAGCGATATTCTTGCTGGAAGGTCTCTTTTGGAAGGATTTCCTTTCATTTTTGTAATTGATTTTTGCCGTAAAAGAGTAAAACAGAACTCTTGAAAACGGTGGTTTAGAACGTTAGTTTTTTAGACAGCAGGAGGGAATTGTGTGCCAAGCAAAAGATTGTTTTATAACTGGGAGTCATTTAAGTTGTAGAGCAATCGCTTATTCTCATCATAGTTTTTGAAGTTATTTGATGAGAGATTCCGTTATTTTCAAAAAGCTGTGTGCTATTTGAAAATAATCGCACGTTTTGCGTACAATTTCTGTTGTTTGTTATTCTTGAGTACCTATAAAATTATTAGATTGACTCTTTTAGGGTTGATTGTTTTGAATTGTGAAAGTTGAAGAAAATGTCGATCACTATTTATAGCAAACCATCTTGTGTTCAATGTGATGCTACACGCCGTGCTTTTGATGCAAAGGGCATTCATTATCGTGTTGTTGATATTTCTTGTGATGAACAAGCATACAGTTTTGTTCAATCTCTGGGGTATCGTCAAGTTCCTGTCGTTGTTTGTGGTGAGAATCATTGGTCTGGTTTTAGACCAGATATGATTAGTGGTCTTTGTGCTTAATGGGGCTTATTGTTTATTATTCGAGTGCAACGGGTAATACAGAACATTTTGTCTCGCAGCTTGGTCAACGACTCTTCAAAATTGATAAAAGAAAGCCCTCTGCATTCGTTGGTGAACCTTATGTATTGGTTGTTCCTACCTATGCAGATGGAGAAGGAAGAGGGGCGGTGCCGAAAGCCGTTATTCATTTTCTTAATGAAGCTGAGAACCGCAAGTTAATTCGTGGTGTTATTGGCAGTGGGAATCGTAATTTTGGTCGCTATTATAGTTTAGCCAGTAAGATCATTGCTGAAAAATGTGGTGTCCCTTGCCTTTACCGTTTTGAGCTGCGTGGCACTGATGAAGACGTTATTTGTGTAAAAAAGGGATTGGAAAGATTTTGGAAACAATTGGGATAGAACAGTCGCAGAAATCCGATCAGATTACGGATTATCATGCGCTGAATGCAATGCTTAATCTTTATGATGAAAATGGTCATATCCAATTTGATATGGATCGGCTTGCTGCACGGCAATATTTTCTTCAGCATGTTAATCAAAATACAGTTTTTTTTCATAATCTGAAGGAAAAAATAGATTACTTAATAGAGGAAGGTTATTATGAAAAAGCTTTATTTGAGCTTTATGATTTTTCTTTTATTAAAAAGCTTTTTAAACGCGCTTATGCGTTTAAATTTCGTTTTCCTACCTTTCTAGGTGCATTTAAATACTATACCAGCTATACGCTAAAGACTTTTGATGGGAAGCGTTATCTTGAACGTTATGAAGATCGTATCTGTCTGGTGGCCTTATATTTAGCACAAGGAAATAAAGCTCTTGCTGAAAGTTTTGTGGATGAGATTATTACGGGGCGTTTTCAACCAGCAACGCCAACATTTTTAAATGCTGGAAAAAAACAACGTGGTGAATTGGTTTCGTGTTTTTTGCTCCGTGTTGAAGATAATATGGAATCGATAGGTCGTGCGGTTAATTCGGCTTTGCAGCTTTCAAAACGCGGTGGAGGTGTGGCACTTTGTTTAACAAATTTGCGGGAGGCTGGAGCGCCAATTAAGCAAATAGAAAATCAATCATCTGGTGTTTTACCGGTGATGAAACTTTTGGAAGATTCTTTTTCTTATGCCAATCAGCTTGGGGCACGACAGGGAGCTGGAGCTGTTTATTTGCATGCACATCATTTAGATATTATGAAATTTTTGGATACAAAACGTGAAAATGCTGATGAAAAAGTCAGAATAAAAACGCTTTCGCTTGGGGTGGTTATTCCTGATATTACTTTTGAGCTTGCTCGAAATAATGAGGATATGTATCTCTTCTCATCTTATGATATTGAGCGTGTGACAGGCAAACCCTTTAGCGATATTTCTTTAACGGAGCATTATCGCTCTTTTGTTGATAATGCAAAGATTCGTAAGAAGAAAATAAGTGCACGCGTTTTTTTTCAGACATTAGCGGAAATTCAATTTGAGTCTGGTTATCCTTATATTTTATTTGAGGACACTGCTAATCGATCGAATCCGATTGCTGGACGCATAAGTATGAGCAATTTATGTTCAGAAATTTTGCAGGTGAGTGAGGCGAGTGAACTGGAGACAGATTTAACCTATCGCACGATTGGAAGTGATATATCCTGTAATCTTGGATCGATGAATATTGCCAAAGCTATGGAAAGTCCTGATTTCGGACAGACGGTGGAATCTGCTATTCGCGCCCTTACTGCGGTTTCGGATATGAGTAATATTGCGTGCGTGCCGTCCATTGCGAAAGGCAATGCTGAAAGTCATGCGATTGGTTTGGGACAGATGAATTTGCATGGGTTTCTAGCGCGTGAGCAGATCTATTATGGGTCTCCAGAAGCGATTGATTTTACTAATATCTATTTTTATATTGTGACATATCACGCCATACGGGTTTCCAATTTAATTGCGCGCGAACGTCAAGAGATGTTTGCAGGATTTGAGAAATCAGCTTATGCCGATGGACATTTTTTCGAAAAATATATTGAAAAAGAATGGAAACCGCAGTTTGCGCTTGTACAAGAGCTTTTTGCACGAAATAATATTGTTATCCCAGATCAAAAGGATTGGCAGGAACTCAAGAAACGCGTTATTAAGTATGGGCTTTATAACCGCAATTTGCAGGCAGTGCCTCCTACGGGATCTATTTCCTACATTAATCATGCCACTTCTTCTATTCATCCAATTGCTTCAAAAATTGAAATTCGCAAAGAGGGGAAAATTGGGCGCGTTTATTATCCCGCACCTTATATGGATAATACGAATTTGAATTTTTACCAAGATGCTTATGAGATTGGTCCTGAAAAAATTATAGATACCTATGCTGCTGCAACACAGCATGTTGATCAAGGTCTTTCGTTAACATTATTTTTTCCGGATACCGCTACCACACGTGATATTAACCGCGCACAAATTTATGCCTGGAAAAAGGGGATAAAGAGTATTTACTATGTGCGGCTGCGACAAGTCGCATTGAGTGGAACAGAAGTTGATGGCTGTGTTTCGTGCAGTTTATAGGAGGTCATCATATGACAAAGATTACAACCAAAAATCCTATTGTGTCTGCTGTTAATTGGAATAGATTACACGATGAGAAAGATCTTGAAGTATGGAACCGCTTAACTGGAAATTTTTGGTTGCCTGAGAAGGTTCCACTTTCCAATGATATTCCCTCATGGTCAAGTTTGACGGAAGAAGAACGTAAATTGACGATTCGTGTTTTTACGGGATTAACGCTTCTAGACACAATTCAAAATACGGTAGGAGCTATTTCATTGCTTGCTGATGCGATAACAGAGCATGAAGAGGCTGTTTTAACGAATATTGCGTTTATGGAAGCGGTTCATGCACGTTCTTATTCCTCTATTTTTTCAACTCTTTGCTCGACGGTAGAAGTTGATGATGCATTTAGATGGTCAGAAGAAAATAGTCATTTACAGAAAAAGGCTCGATTAGTCCTTGAGCGTTATGAAGCAAATGATCCACTAAAGAAGAAAATTGCCTCGACTTTGCTAGAAAGCTTTTTATTTTATTCTGGTTTTTATTTGCCCATGTATTGGGCCAGTCGCGCTAAGTTGACCAATACAGCAGACCTCATTCGATTAATCATTCGTGATGAAGCAGTCCATGGTTATTATATAGGGTATAAATTCCAATTGGGCTATGCAAAGCTTGAGGAAGCCAAAAGAAAAGAAGTTAAAGATTTTGCTTTTAACTTGCTCTTTGACCTTTATAACATCGAGTGCAAATATACTGAAGATCTTTATGATTCCCTTGGATTGACGGAAGATGTGAAAATTTTTCTTCATTATAATGCCAACAAGGCTTTAATGAATTTGGGTTTTGAAGCTCTTTTCCCCCCTGAGGTTTGTCGTGTTAACCCTGCGATTTTGGCAGCTTTATCGCCAAACTCTGATGAGAATCATGACTTTTTTTCAGGAGCTGGTTCTTCTTATGTCATTGGTAAGGCAGTTGCTACCACGGATGATGATTGGGAATTTTAAGGCTTGCACGCAAATAGAAGTGCGCGGAGTACCCCATTGAGATCTTTGCGCATTTCTAAACATTGAAAGCCATTTTTTTCAAACAAATCGTAGACTTCTTTTTCTTGAGAATAGCCGATTTCAACAGCGATAGTGCCGTTTTCTTTTAAGTAGTTGGCGGCTTCATGGGCGAGCTTTCGATAAAAATCAAGCCCATCTTTTCCCCCGTTAAGAGCGCGCAATGGGTCATGTAAGCGCACTTCTTTTGCAAGTTTATTGATATCTTTTTCGGGAATATAGGGTGGGTTGGAAACGATAAAATCAAAGCGATCTGTAACAGAATCAAACCAATCGCTAAGAAGAGGTGTGAAGCGATGTATGACATCAGCATTTTTTGCATTTTTTGTAGCCGTTTTAAGGGCATCTTCAGAAATATCGACCGCCACTGCATAGGATTGGGGAATTTGTTTAAGGATAGCAATGGCAATGGCACCACTTCCTGTTCCCATATCAAGGAATGTTATTCTTTTTGAATTTTTAACCTGTTTTTTTAGGAAAGGGAGAACAAGATCGATGAGTGTTTCTGTATCCGGACGGGGCTCTAACGTTTCTTGAGACAACGCGAAAGATATACCATAAAATTCTCGTGCTCCTATAATACGGTAGACGGGCTCTCCCGCAATACGGCGTTTTATAGCTTGTTCTATTTGTCTAATATGCTCAGAAGATAAATGCATATCTGGTTTAGAAATTCTTGTCGCAGCATTGATTCCTGTTATCCATTCAACGAGTACTTTCGCATCGAGATCGGCTTCAGAAATTCCTTTCGTGCGCAATTTTTCTTGCGTTTGTTGGATGACATTTTTGAAAGAATATTTGCTCAATTATTATCCATTTCCATGAGAAGTGCTGTTTGATAATCTGAGATGAGTGCATGAATAATCTCATCAAGATCTCCTTCCAAAATGCGATCAAGCTTGTACAGGGTCAGATTAATACGGTGATCGGTGACGCGCCCTTGTGGAAAATTATAGGTACGAATACGTTCTGAACGATCACCAGAGCCAACTTGGCTTTTACGAGAAGCTGAACGTTCACTTTCTACCTTTTGTCGTTCGATATCGAATAAGCGTGCCCTTAAAATTTGAAGAGCTCGTGCACGGTTTTGGTGTTGTGATTTTTCTGCCTGTACCACCATAATTCCTGTTGGAATATGGGTGATACGAACAGCTGAATCCGTTGTATTGACATGCTGTCCTCCTGCTCCAGATGCACGCATTGTATCAATACGAATATCTTCAGGACGAATATGAATATCAATTTCTTCAGCTTCTGGAAGCACTGCAACAGTAGCAGCTGATGTATGGATACGTCCTCCGGTTTCTGTTTCAGGGATGCGTTGCACACGATGGACACCTGATTCATATTTCAATTTAGAAAAGACACCTTTGCCTGAGATGGTCGCAATAATCTCTTTATATCCACCAACTTCCCCCTCACTGAGTGAAATAATCTCTACTTTCCAATGGTGAGCATGGGCATAACGTTCATACATGCGGAAAAGATCACCGGAAAAAAGTGCAGCTTCTGATCCACCCGTTCCTGCTCGAATTTCAACAATAGCGCTTTTTTCATCTGCTACATCTTTAGGCAAAAGCAGAATTTGGAGTTCTTTTTCAAGTTGCTCTACTTTTTTATATAACGATGGGAGTTCTTCTTGGGCAAGATGACGCATCTCTATATCTGTTTGTTTATCGTTGATAATTGTTTCTAATTCTGTAATCTCTGCGTAAAGAGCATTTAATGCGCGTATAGAAGCAATAACGGGTTGTAGTTCTGCATATTCAGAAGCTAATTTGACATATGTTTCAGCATTTGGATTGGTCGTCATTTGGCTTTCAATTATTTCAAAGCGCTTTTCAAGCTGTTTTATGCGATCTTGTGGCAAAGAAACCATGATAATATTAGCCTAATTTTTCATAATACAATTTTTTATAATATCTTATTGCAATGCTTTTTTGTTAGAACACTGGCAATGAATGAGCGTACAGCATCATACAAAAAGGGGTAATAAAGCAGAAAAACTTTTTTGCCAATGAAAACTATTCTATTTTCAAGGTAAATTTTTATAAAATACAGCCGGTCTGAGATGTTTTCATCTCATGGCATATAATCATCTTTTTAAGAGTTTTTTTTTCCGTAAAGTTCAAGACGATGATGAATAATATCATAGCCAAGGGATTTTGCAATTTCCTCTTGCAATTTTTCAATAACATCCGAATGAAACTCGATAACTTGTCCTGTTTCTATATCAATGAGATGATCATGATGTTGCCCATCTGCTTGCTCAAAACGAGATGGACCACCACTAAAGGTATGACGGTGAATTGTCCCATTGACTTCCAATTTTTTCATGGTTCGATAAACCGTTGAGAGCGAAATACTCGAATCTATTTTGTTTGCACGCTGAAAAATTTCAAATGCATTGGGATGATCATTTGTATCAGCCAAAATATCAAGAATAACACGCCGTTGGCGCGTTACTCTTAAACCAGCCGCGCGCAATTCTTGCTCATAGTTTCGTTTTTTATTCATCTTCATTGTTTGCTTTTCAAACAAAGGCTCCATGACAGTGTTTGTATTTCTTCTCTGAACCGCAAGGGCAACGTTCATTGCGTCCAACTTTTCCCCATGTCGTTACATCATTGGGGTCACGGTCTTGTGGATTAACAAATCTATTTTCTTGTGATCGTGCCCATAAATGGGAACCATTTCCTTGATTTTGATCATTAAAGACAGAAGAATCAGCACCAGTTTGTTCAGGCATGGTCGATTCGGTAGGTTGTTGAATAATCTCAAAGCGCATAAGTTTAGAAGTGACAATTCGGCGTAAATTCCTCAACATACCTTGAAAGAGCTCAAAAGATTCTGTTTTATATTCATTGAGTGGATCTCGCTGCGCATAACCACGAAAACCAACAACAGAACGCAAATGATCTAAACTGACCAGATGTTCACGCCATAACGTGTCAATGGTTTCGAGCAATACTGCTTTGTGAAAATAAGCCATAACCTCTGGAGAGTAGCGTTCAGTACGCTCATTTTCGAGTTTTGTAACAGCATCTGAGATACGCTCTAAAATTTGTTCTTCGGCAATTCCATCTTCTTTTGCCCATTCTTGCACAGGAAGTTCAAGATTAAAGAGCTCTTGAATCTCCTCTTCGAGAGTTTTTACATCCCATTTTTCAGAATATGTTCCTGATGGAATATAAGTCTCTACCAGATCCTCCACAACTTCATCGCGCATTTCATGGATCATTTCTGATAAATCGTCTGCGTTCATGATCTCCATACGCTGTTCAAAAATAACCTTGCGTTGATCATTCATGACATCATCATATTTTAGCAGATTTTTACGAATTTCAAAGTTTCGTGCTTCGACCTTTTTTTGTGCTTTTTCAAGAGCTTTATTAATCCACGGATGGATAATAGCTTCATTTTCTTTCAATCCAAGTTTCTGTAGCATGCTATCCATACGGTTGGAGCCGAAGATACGCATAAGATCATCTTGAAGAGAAAGAAAGAATTTTGAGCGACCAGGATCGCCTTGGCGACCAGAACGCCCACGAAGCTGGTTATCAATACGACGGCTTTCATGGCGTTCAGTCGCAATAACGTAAAGTCCCCCAGCCGCTAAAGCCTCTTCTTTAAGTTGTTTGACATCTTTTTTGATTTCTTCAATTTTAGCAGTTCGCTCTGGCCCTTCGGGGATATCGTGTAATTCTTGTCGGATGCGCATTTCAACATTACCACCAAGCTGTATATCTGTACCGCGTCCTGCCATGTTGGTTGCGATGGTAAGAGCACCAGGAACACCTGCTTGTGCGATGATGTATGCTTCTTGCTCGTGATAGCGAGCATTTAAGACTCTAAAATCGGTAATACCCTCTTTTCGCAAACGTTCTGCCAATTGCTCTGACTTTTCAATAGAGGTTGTTCCAACAAGAATAGGCTGTTTTTTTTCGTGCGCTTGACGGATATTATGCACAATCGCTCGGTATTTCTCTTCTGCTGTTCGATAAATTTCATCATCTTCGTCAAGACGTTGTACTGGTAAATTGGTTGGGACTTCGACAACGTCAAGACCATAAATATTTCTGAATTCTTCGGCTTCTGTTGTTGCAGTTCCAGTCATTCCAGATAATTTTCTATACATGCGGAAATAATTTTGGAAAGTGATGGAAGCAAGTGTCTGATTTTCTGGTTGAATAGCAACATGCTCTTTAGCTTCTAACGCTTGATGAAGTCCCTCAGAATAACGCCGTCCAGGCATCATTCTGCCTGTAAATTCATCGATAATCACAATTTCATCATTGCGAACAATGTAATCTTTATCGCGAACAAATAGTTTATGAGCTTTTAGAGCATTATTAACATGATGAACGATAGCGACATTTTCTATGTCATAAAGACTTTCACCCTTAAGATACCC from Bartonella kosoyi encodes the following:
- the prmC gene encoding peptide chain release factor N(5)-glutamine methyltransferase, with product MSKYSFKNVIQQTQEKLRTKGISEADLDAKVLVEWITGINAATRISKPDMHLSSEHIRQIEQAIKRRIAGEPVYRIIGAREFYGISFALSQETLEPRPDTETLIDLVLPFLKKQVKNSKRITFLDMGTGSGAIAIAILKQIPQSYAVAVDISEDALKTATKNAKNADVIHRFTPLLSDWFDSVTDRFDFIVSNPPYIPEKDINKLAKEVRLHDPLRALNGGKDGLDFYRKLAHEAANYLKENGTIAVEIGYSQEKEVYDLFEKNGFQCLEMRKDLNGVLRALLFACKP
- the nrdH gene encoding glutaredoxin-like protein NrdH — encoded protein: MSITIYSKPSCVQCDATRRAFDAKGIHYRVVDISCDEQAYSFVQSLGYRQVPVVVCGENHWSGFRPDMISGLCA
- the secA gene encoding preprotein translocase subunit SecA, which translates into the protein MVSLGVFARKFFGSAHERRLKAFRQKVAQINALEEQFVKLSDEQLCQKTEVFRKRLSEGESIDLLLPEAFATAREAAKRVYDMRPFDVQLIGGMVLHNCGIAEMRTGEGKTLMATLPIYLNALEGKGVHVVTVNDYLASRDAETMGKIFSFLGLTTGVILHDLDSDARRAAYACDITYATNNELGFDYLRDNMAFDHSQMVQRGHHYAIVDEVDSILIDEARTPLIISGPLEDRTDFYNLIDTFIPALTPEDYEIDEKQKTTTFTEVGTEKIEKMLEQSGYLKGESLYDIENVAIVHHVNNALKAHKLFVRDKDYIVRNDEIVIIDEFTGRMMPGRRYSEGLHQALEAKEHVAIQPENQTLASITFQNYFRMYRKLSGMTGTATTEAEEFRNIYGLDVVEVPTNLPVQRLDEDDEIYRTAEEKYRAIVHNIRQAHEKKQPILVGTTSIEKSEQLAERLRKEGITDFRVLNARYHEQEAYIIAQAGVPGALTIATNMAGRGTDIQLGGNVEMRIRQELHDIPEGPERTAKIEEIKKDVKQLKEEALAAGGLYVIATERHESRRIDNQLRGRSGRQGDPGRSKFFLSLQDDLMRIFGSNRMDSMLQKLGLKENEAIIHPWINKALEKAQKKVEARNFEIRKNLLKYDDVMNDQRKVIFEQRMEIMNADDLSEMIHEMRDEVVEDLVETYIPSGTYSEKWDVKTLEEEIQELFNLELPVQEWAKEDGIAEEQILERISDAVTKLENERTERYSPEVMAYFHKAVLLETIDTLWREHLVSLDHLRSVVGFRGYAQRDPLNEYKTESFELFQGMLRNLRRIVTSKLMRFEIIQQPTESTMPEQTGADSSVFNDQNQGNGSHLWARSQENRFVNPQDRDPNDVTTWGKVGRNERCPCGSEKKYKHCHGAFV
- a CDS encoding Fur family transcriptional regulator, with protein sequence MNVALAVQRRNTNTVMEPLFEKQTMKMNKKRNYEQELRAAGLRVTRQRRVILDILADTNDHPNAFEIFQRANKIDSSISLSTVYRTMKKLEVNGTIHRHTFSGGPSRFEQADGQHHDHLIDIETGQVIEFHSDVIEKLQEEIAKSLGYDIIHHRLELYGKKNS
- a CDS encoding ABC transporter ATP-binding protein, with protein sequence MDLHFKKTTLGYGNRITIKGFSAKFKAGSLIAITGDNGAGKSTLLKAIAGLIKPLKGKITKPQKSRIAYLAQQCDIDQTFPIDVKTLIKTGLWSFCGLWKNQRPYDSKIQNALEMVGLTALATRSLETLSGGQLQRALFARIIAQDADIILLDEPFNGIDRNTQKDLLALITYWKQQGRTVLTALHDPLVVQEFFPQMIQINQQNAFYGETTQFFDNTIHHVMPPLASNSLCIRTQNHLPPINDSLFLRL
- the nrdE gene encoding class 1b ribonucleoside-diphosphate reductase subunit alpha; this translates as METIGIEQSQKSDQITDYHALNAMLNLYDENGHIQFDMDRLAARQYFLQHVNQNTVFFHNLKEKIDYLIEEGYYEKALFELYDFSFIKKLFKRAYAFKFRFPTFLGAFKYYTSYTLKTFDGKRYLERYEDRICLVALYLAQGNKALAESFVDEIITGRFQPATPTFLNAGKKQRGELVSCFLLRVEDNMESIGRAVNSALQLSKRGGGVALCLTNLREAGAPIKQIENQSSGVLPVMKLLEDSFSYANQLGARQGAGAVYLHAHHLDIMKFLDTKRENADEKVRIKTLSLGVVIPDITFELARNNEDMYLFSSYDIERVTGKPFSDISLTEHYRSFVDNAKIRKKKISARVFFQTLAEIQFESGYPYILFEDTANRSNPIAGRISMSNLCSEILQVSEASELETDLTYRTIGSDISCNLGSMNIAKAMESPDFGQTVESAIRALTAVSDMSNIACVPSIAKGNAESHAIGLGQMNLHGFLAREQIYYGSPEAIDFTNIYFYIVTYHAIRVSNLIARERQEMFAGFEKSAYADGHFFEKYIEKEWKPQFALVQELFARNNIVIPDQKDWQELKKRVIKYGLYNRNLQAVPPTGSISYINHATSSIHPIASKIEIRKEGKIGRVYYPAPYMDNTNLNFYQDAYEIGPEKIIDTYAAATQHVDQGLSLTLFFPDTATTRDINRAQIYAWKKGIKSIYYVRLRQVALSGTEVDGCVSCSL
- the prfA gene encoding peptide chain release factor 1, with the translated sequence MVSLPQDRIKQLEKRFEIIESQMTTNPNAETYVKLASEYAELQPVIASIRALNALYAEITELETIINDKQTDIEMRHLAQEELPSLYKKVEQLEKELQILLLPKDVADEKSAIVEIRAGTGGSEAALFSGDLFRMYERYAHAHHWKVEIISLSEGEVGGYKEIIATISGKGVFSKLKYESGVHRVQRIPETETGGRIHTSAATVAVLPEAEEIDIHIRPEDIRIDTMRASGAGGQHVNTTDSAVRITHIPTGIMVVQAEKSQHQNRARALQILRARLFDIERQKVESERSASRKSQVGSGDRSERIRTYNFPQGRVTDHRINLTLYKLDRILEGDLDEIIHALISDYQTALLMEMDNN
- the nrdI gene encoding class Ib ribonucleoside-diphosphate reductase assembly flavoprotein NrdI, coding for MGLIVYYSSATGNTEHFVSQLGQRLFKIDKRKPSAFVGEPYVLVVPTYADGEGRGAVPKAVIHFLNEAENRKLIRGVIGSGNRNFGRYYSLASKIIAEKCGVPCLYRFELRGTDEDVICVKKGLERFWKQLG
- the nrdF gene encoding class 1b ribonucleoside-diphosphate reductase subunit beta, whose protein sequence is MTKITTKNPIVSAVNWNRLHDEKDLEVWNRLTGNFWLPEKVPLSNDIPSWSSLTEEERKLTIRVFTGLTLLDTIQNTVGAISLLADAITEHEEAVLTNIAFMEAVHARSYSSIFSTLCSTVEVDDAFRWSEENSHLQKKARLVLERYEANDPLKKKIASTLLESFLFYSGFYLPMYWASRAKLTNTADLIRLIIRDEAVHGYYIGYKFQLGYAKLEEAKRKEVKDFAFNLLFDLYNIECKYTEDLYDSLGLTEDVKIFLHYNANKALMNLGFEALFPPEVCRVNPAILAALSPNSDENHDFFSGAGSSYVIGKAVATTDDDWEF